A DNA window from Elusimicrobia bacterium HGW-Elusimicrobia-1 contains the following coding sequences:
- a CDS encoding AAA family ATPase, producing MKRYLFEQIKTDIKKKMVFLGGPRQVGKTTLALDILGDKRGYLNWDAPEHREKILKRELPSGDTLVFDEIHKYKSWRNYLKGLYDLRRGKTKILVTGSARLDFYRFGGDSLQGRYHFLRLHPLSVGELGIKTQKDFMELLELGGFPEPFLSNSRVDAKRWSREYRTRLIRDDLMSLERVQDVGNLELLMLRLPELVGSPLSLNALREDLQVSHKVLSKWMDILERLYAVFRVMPLGSPKIRAVKKERKHYHFDWSLVPALPQRFENLVASHLLKMVHFEEDTKGRDMELRYFRDVDGQEVDFVVTENKKPVSFVECKWSDDDVSKSLIYLKRKFPNVPAWQIHAAGKRDYQTAEGIRVAPALTYLRDLI from the coding sequence ATGAAAAGATACCTTTTTGAACAGATAAAAACGGACATAAAGAAAAAGATGGTTTTTCTGGGTGGTCCGCGTCAGGTCGGCAAGACCACCCTCGCGCTCGATATTCTGGGCGACAAGCGCGGCTATCTCAACTGGGACGCGCCCGAGCACAGGGAGAAAATATTAAAGCGCGAGCTCCCGTCCGGCGATACGCTGGTCTTCGACGAAATACACAAATACAAGTCCTGGAGAAATTATCTCAAAGGTCTTTACGACCTCCGCCGCGGGAAAACAAAAATACTCGTCACCGGAAGCGCGCGGCTCGATTTTTACCGCTTCGGCGGGGATTCCCTTCAGGGGCGGTATCACTTTTTGCGTCTTCACCCTTTGTCCGTCGGAGAACTCGGAATCAAAACGCAAAAAGATTTTATGGAACTCCTTGAACTCGGCGGATTTCCCGAGCCGTTTTTAAGCAACTCGCGGGTAGACGCGAAACGCTGGTCCCGCGAATACAGAACCCGTCTCATCAGGGATGACCTTATGTCGCTTGAGCGTGTTCAGGATGTCGGCAATCTGGAACTCTTGATGCTCCGCCTGCCGGAACTCGTCGGCAGCCCTCTTTCATTAAACGCCCTGCGCGAGGACTTGCAGGTAAGTCATAAAGTTTTATCCAAGTGGATGGATATTCTTGAACGTTTGTACGCGGTCTTTCGCGTTATGCCTCTGGGCAGCCCCAAAATCCGCGCCGTGAAAAAAGAGCGCAAGCATTATCATTTTGATTGGTCGTTGGTTCCGGCTCTGCCGCAACGTTTTGAAAATCTCGTGGCATCTCATCTATTAAAAATGGTTCATTTCGAAGAGGACACTAAAGGCCGCGATATGGAACTGCGCTATTTCAGGGATGTCGATGGGCAGGAAGTTGATTTTGTCGTGACGGAAAATAAGAAACCCGTTTCATTTGTGGAATGCAAATGGTCGGACGATGACGTGAGTAAATCCCTCATCTATTTGAAAAGAAAGTTTCCGAATGTCCCCGCGTGGCAGATCCACGCCGCGGGCAAGCGCGATTATCAGACGGCGGAGGGGATACGCGTCGCCCCGGCTTTGACATACCTTCGAGATTTGATATAG